Proteins encoded by one window of Tepidibacillus fermentans:
- a CDS encoding SbcC/MukB-like Walker B domain-containing protein — translation MRPISLTISGLHSFRKSQTIDFTQVTDTGIFGIFGPTGSGKSTILDAITLALYGEVERSETNRVGIMNQQEDRIHVKFTFDLHSGSDYDRYTVERIYIRNKEQRIRTSLARLLKNENGMEVPIADRETEVTRKIQNLLGLEFKDFKRAVVLPQGKFAEFLTLKAQERRPMLERLFHLDEYGKQLRERAIKYENELRSQINEVLIKQGMLSFATEEYVLQLEQEIKVIQQTLQEQANEYEQIVVNFEQYQRHWNLQQELKQIQEQLQLLHEKEGEMKQLKEKQINAEKASFIEPTLRHYESLAKQTEQYRKSIENSLILLEQAQELEEQKRKEFETLMLQYEQEQSHSTEKRILLNQTLQWEKEMEAIKERLEQLNFSHNKKHEELKEQTRKYNEDHLLLEELQNQLSQMKDDLAKVQVSAEKRKQIEQAWEIRNKIQSLDQDLKRKSQEIDDLDKKMSRIDEEIEKDLRFLGDIEQEILQLEKQNQELVMNQPITESDWGQLDRLLLQIDLLIKQVRHYSDTITKIEEERATLQTKKENLISSINELNTEIQQIEKEILEKEAEKNALDKKQLEIHAAVLAEQLENGQPCMVCGSTVHPAPMHLNTDSVMEAEKIDQIKEQIISLNEKLLKKKSEKIAFDQQIEHFIEQIKKLSDEINKNRLQYKELVLQLPREYQDLTIEQMHKKFDQDQEQHEQLKVELERFIENQRKSSERLQQEKAKLEQYKHRIDLLTTEKNLYLNQIDKIHESNEPMKKEWDQLHELWNQMGFDFSLDDLLKIRQQIQDFDQKREELEKSYQELEKRFQEVSTREKSYLEPMNQFRLQIEQIQQSIQSESESLKEINDKYVMLTGGRYAQELIQEIDQKLQKLNDEVQLAKSTWEQAVDQYKEIDKQLSSDQAVYFNLQNQMEQISKDLNSYLQANQWESIEELKSYFLSEAELKQLGEAIKEFEQRKQILTEREKTCIITLNGKVVTEEEWNQILDHKKQREEQLNKIRQKLSKKEYEYQNVKQDYEKWKELEKQRKDIQKKLDIASELTQVLRGISFIDFIAQEYLQNITILASEKLLQLTRNRFRLVVDEEGSFQIIDEFNGGLKRPVRSLSGGETFLTSLALALALSSQIQLKGGVPLEFFFLDEGFGTLDTDLLDTVMMTLEKLHAEHMIIGIISHVPELKNRLHRKVMVIPADDRGSGSKIMIEYA, via the coding sequence ATGAGGCCTATTTCATTAACAATCTCTGGTTTACATAGCTTTCGAAAATCTCAAACGATCGATTTTACTCAAGTAACAGATACCGGCATTTTTGGGATTTTTGGACCTACAGGGAGTGGAAAATCTACCATCCTTGATGCGATCACATTAGCTTTGTATGGAGAGGTAGAACGAAGTGAGACGAATCGAGTAGGAATTATGAATCAACAAGAAGACAGGATCCATGTGAAATTCACTTTTGATCTTCATTCAGGCTCTGATTATGATCGATATACGGTAGAACGAATCTATATTCGTAACAAAGAACAGCGGATTCGAACCTCTTTAGCACGTCTTCTCAAAAACGAGAATGGGATGGAAGTGCCTATTGCTGATCGAGAAACAGAGGTAACGCGAAAGATTCAAAACCTTCTTGGCTTAGAATTCAAGGATTTTAAACGGGCTGTGGTTTTACCACAGGGGAAATTTGCCGAGTTTCTTACATTAAAAGCCCAAGAGCGAAGACCGATGTTAGAACGATTATTTCATCTTGATGAATATGGAAAACAACTAAGAGAACGGGCCATAAAATATGAAAACGAATTAAGAAGTCAGATCAATGAGGTATTGATTAAACAAGGAATGTTATCCTTTGCAACAGAAGAATATGTTCTTCAATTAGAACAAGAAATCAAAGTGATACAGCAAACGCTACAAGAACAAGCGAATGAATATGAACAAATCGTCGTTAATTTTGAGCAATATCAACGTCATTGGAATCTACAACAAGAATTAAAGCAAATCCAGGAACAATTACAGCTACTCCATGAAAAAGAAGGGGAAATGAAGCAGTTAAAAGAAAAACAAATAAATGCAGAAAAAGCCTCTTTTATTGAACCGACATTAAGACACTACGAGTCGCTAGCAAAGCAAACTGAACAATATCGGAAATCGATTGAAAATTCCCTTATTTTATTAGAACAAGCTCAGGAATTAGAGGAACAGAAAAGAAAAGAGTTCGAAACATTAATGCTTCAATATGAACAAGAACAGAGTCATTCAACGGAAAAGCGGATTTTGTTAAACCAAACTTTACAATGGGAAAAAGAGATGGAAGCGATCAAAGAGCGACTAGAGCAATTAAATTTTTCTCACAATAAAAAGCATGAGGAACTAAAAGAACAGACGAGAAAATATAATGAAGACCATCTATTATTAGAAGAACTTCAAAACCAGTTATCTCAGATGAAAGATGATTTAGCAAAAGTACAAGTATCAGCTGAGAAACGTAAACAAATCGAACAAGCATGGGAAATCCGTAACAAAATTCAATCCTTAGATCAAGATCTAAAACGGAAAAGCCAAGAAATCGATGACTTGGATAAAAAAATGAGCCGGATCGATGAAGAAATTGAGAAAGATCTTCGTTTTTTAGGGGATATAGAACAGGAAATCCTTCAACTTGAAAAACAAAACCAAGAACTTGTAATGAATCAACCTATCACAGAGTCCGACTGGGGACAACTAGATCGACTACTTTTGCAAATCGATCTTTTGATCAAACAAGTTCGTCATTATTCGGACACGATTACAAAGATCGAAGAAGAACGTGCAACCCTACAAACTAAAAAGGAAAATCTCATCTCCTCTATAAACGAATTAAATACAGAAATTCAACAAATTGAAAAAGAAATCTTGGAAAAAGAAGCAGAAAAAAACGCACTAGATAAAAAACAACTAGAAATTCATGCAGCTGTATTAGCAGAACAATTAGAAAATGGACAACCATGTATGGTATGTGGTTCAACAGTTCACCCAGCTCCAATGCACTTGAATACCGATTCTGTGATGGAAGCAGAAAAAATTGACCAGATTAAGGAACAAATCATTTCTTTAAATGAAAAACTTTTAAAGAAAAAAAGTGAGAAAATTGCCTTTGATCAACAAATCGAACATTTCATTGAGCAGATCAAAAAATTGAGTGATGAAATCAACAAAAACCGTTTGCAATACAAAGAACTTGTTTTGCAATTACCACGAGAATATCAGGATTTAACAATTGAGCAAATGCATAAAAAATTTGATCAAGACCAAGAACAGCATGAGCAACTTAAGGTTGAATTAGAACGCTTTATCGAAAATCAGAGAAAATCTAGTGAAAGATTGCAACAAGAAAAAGCAAAACTAGAACAATATAAACATCGTATTGATCTCTTAACAACAGAAAAAAACTTATATCTGAATCAAATAGACAAGATTCATGAGTCAAATGAACCAATGAAGAAAGAATGGGATCAACTTCATGAATTATGGAATCAGATGGGCTTTGATTTTAGCCTCGATGATCTGCTGAAGATACGGCAACAGATTCAAGATTTTGATCAGAAACGAGAAGAATTAGAAAAGAGTTACCAAGAATTAGAGAAACGTTTCCAAGAAGTATCTACTCGAGAAAAAAGCTATTTGGAACCAATGAATCAATTTCGTTTACAGATAGAACAGATTCAACAGTCCATTCAATCAGAATCGGAAAGTTTAAAGGAAATTAACGATAAATATGTTATGTTAACTGGAGGTCGTTATGCTCAAGAGCTTATTCAAGAGATCGATCAGAAATTACAAAAATTAAATGATGAAGTACAACTAGCAAAAAGTACTTGGGAACAAGCGGTAGACCAATATAAAGAGATCGATAAGCAATTAAGTTCAGATCAAGCGGTCTATTTCAATTTACAAAATCAAATGGAACAGATCAGTAAGGACCTAAATTCCTATTTACAAGCCAATCAATGGGAATCAATCGAAGAACTAAAAAGTTATTTTCTTTCTGAGGCAGAATTAAAACAGCTTGGTGAAGCGATTAAGGAATTTGAACAAAGAAAACAAATCTTAACGGAGCGAGAGAAAACTTGTATCATTACGCTTAATGGTAAAGTAGTAACGGAAGAAGAATGGAATCAGATCCTTGATCATAAAAAACAACGAGAAGAACAATTGAATAAGATTCGGCAGAAATTGTCAAAGAAAGAATATGAATATCAAAATGTGAAACAAGACTATGAGAAATGGAAAGAGCTTGAAAAACAAAGAAAGGATATACAGAAGAAATTAGATATTGCATCTGAATTAACGCAAGTACTACGGGGGATTAGCTTTATTGATTTTATCGCACAAGAATATTTGCAAAATATAACGATACTCGCTTCTGAAAAATTACTACAATTAACCCGGAATCGTTTTCGTTTAGTAGTGGATGAAGAAGGTAGTTTTCAAATTATTGATGAGTTTAATGGAGGGTTAAAAAGACCTGTACGTTCATTATCAGGTGGAGAGACTTTCTTAACATCCTTAGCCTTAGCATTAGCTCTGTCTTCACAAATCCAATTAAAAGGTGGAGTACCGTTAGAATTTTTCTTTTTAGACGAAGGATTTGGTACATTAGATACAGATTTATTGGATACAGTCATGATGACTTTGGAAAAATTACATGCTGAACATATGATCATTGGTATCATTTCGCATGTTCCAGAATTAAAAAACAGGCTCCACCGAAAAGTGATGGTGATCCCTGCTGATGATCGAGGAAGCGGTTCAAAAATCATGATAGAATATGCATAA
- a CDS encoding L,D-transpeptidase: MNRNFKILTFVLIIIYFFTYSIFAKEPTEIKKQKNNVQKDIEISMPEGYEGVYLVINKTHNTLKVYLNESVVKTFPVATGKNQSLTPEGQFNIVTKVKKPWYLPKKIPGGDKKNPLGTRWIGLNVPGTSGYKYGIHGTNNPYSIGHHVSQGCIRMHNKDVEWLFRHIPLGTPVIIKSESK, encoded by the coding sequence ATGAACAGGAACTTTAAAATTTTAACCTTTGTTTTGATCATTATCTACTTTTTTACCTATTCAATATTTGCCAAAGAGCCAACAGAAATAAAAAAGCAAAAAAATAATGTTCAAAAAGATATAGAGATATCCATGCCTGAAGGATATGAAGGTGTTTATCTTGTCATTAATAAAACCCATAATACATTAAAAGTATATCTAAACGAAAGTGTTGTAAAAACTTTTCCTGTTGCAACTGGAAAGAACCAAAGCCTTACCCCAGAAGGTCAATTTAATATTGTAACAAAAGTAAAAAAGCCTTGGTATTTACCAAAAAAAATCCCTGGAGGAGACAAGAAAAATCCTCTAGGGACACGTTGGATTGGATTAAACGTACCAGGGACCAGTGGATACAAGTATGGAATTCATGGTACCAATAACCCATATTCAATTGGTCACCACGTTAGTCAAGGTTGTATACGGATGCATAATAAAGATGTGGAGTGGTTATTCCGTCATATCCCGTTAGGTACCCCTGTTATCATTAAAAGTGAATCAAAATGA
- a CDS encoding lytic transglycosylase domain-containing protein, whose product MQSLLQAQLNAKRMKELNGSSIDQTESLFDDLFNQALLKELESPEQGIQDIQELSNLSAGFFNTSIPPVFQDESSTSGDFQDIIQEMAGKYGVPVKLVQSVIRAESNFNANAVSKAGAIGLMQLMPRTAQSLGVQDPFNPRENIEGGVKYLRQMLDKYQDIPTALAAYNAGPGNVERYNGIPPFKETQNYVQKVLGYMNA is encoded by the coding sequence ATGCAAAGTTTATTACAAGCTCAATTGAATGCGAAGAGGATGAAAGAGCTTAACGGTAGTAGCATCGATCAAACGGAATCATTATTTGATGATTTATTCAATCAAGCATTACTAAAGGAATTGGAATCTCCAGAACAGGGCATTCAAGATATTCAGGAACTATCCAACCTATCGGCTGGGTTTTTCAATACTTCTATTCCACCTGTTTTTCAAGATGAATCATCCACATCTGGTGATTTTCAAGACATTATTCAAGAAATGGCAGGGAAATATGGTGTACCTGTCAAATTGGTTCAATCTGTGATTCGCGCCGAGTCTAATTTTAATGCGAATGCTGTATCCAAAGCTGGAGCAATAGGTTTAATGCAATTAATGCCAAGGACAGCTCAATCTCTAGGAGTCCAAGATCCTTTTAATCCAAGAGAAAATATTGAAGGTGGAGTAAAATATCTTCGTCAAATGCTTGATAAATACCAAGATATCCCAACTGCTCTAGCTGCTTATAATGCAGGACCCGGTAATGTAGAACGCTACAATGGTATCCCACCATTTAAAGAAACACAAAATTATGTACAAAAAGTACTAGGGTATATGAATGCATAA
- a CDS encoding TatD family hydrolase, with the protein MNRFPIWDSHIHLNQYPKEKIPYYLEKWENGGVEGIIAVATDLRSSYELLEWKQKYPDFIHIAMGHHPEQELPVEKDLLDLLALIQMESSKIVAIGEVGIIHYRQSELGVNDLNGYIELLKIFTETAKKLNVPIILHAVHDKTEIALQTLLEENMKKAHFHWFKSSKETTKKVIEAGYTVSFTPELTFRERDQMIAKQFPLTQILLETDGPWPLEGNFNGRIPEPIWIRESISTLAKLKKLTEEDIVYVLNQNISHLYLESI; encoded by the coding sequence TTGAATCGTTTTCCAATATGGGATAGTCATATTCATTTAAATCAATATCCCAAAGAAAAAATTCCCTATTATCTTGAAAAGTGGGAAAATGGCGGTGTTGAGGGAATTATTGCCGTTGCAACAGACTTAAGATCTTCTTACGAACTATTAGAATGGAAACAGAAGTATCCAGACTTTATTCATATTGCTATGGGACATCATCCTGAACAAGAGTTACCAGTTGAGAAGGATTTGCTAGATTTATTAGCTTTGATTCAAATGGAATCGAGCAAAATTGTTGCAATTGGTGAAGTGGGTATTATCCACTATCGACAATCTGAGCTCGGTGTAAATGATTTAAATGGTTATATTGAATTGCTAAAAATTTTTACCGAAACAGCCAAAAAGCTAAATGTACCGATTATTCTTCATGCTGTTCATGATAAAACAGAAATTGCCTTACAGACCCTATTGGAAGAGAATATGAAAAAGGCACACTTTCATTGGTTTAAATCATCAAAGGAAACGACAAAAAAAGTAATTGAAGCGGGTTATACCGTTTCCTTTACTCCCGAGCTTACTTTTCGCGAACGGGATCAAATGATTGCAAAACAGTTTCCATTGACACAAATTCTACTAGAAACAGATGGTCCTTGGCCATTAGAAGGTAATTTTAATGGTAGAATACCTGAACCTATTTGGATTCGAGAAAGTATATCGACTTTAGCAAAATTAAAAAAGCTAACAGAGGAAGATATCGTTTATGTACTGAATCAAAATATCTCACATTTATATTTAGAGTCAATATAA